One Turneriella parva DSM 21527 genomic region harbors:
- a CDS encoding Kelch repeat-containing protein, translating into MKYNRLGLFALLLSTYCSRPVAEKIDIDKARIGLRLADGSTISTDEYDEYNPVLIQRPDSKLALIFASDRDCASCSAGMHNLFIAVSATAYNNDLQMPVFESPVVVRPNGSAPLNSAQRIRYSALPFSTDIAFAYEIGAGTYSFELTPATQLTGIGSGLGGIGNSTRSADTFLGFGPEIPSMISRDGTMTVRYSKVDSAHNGGTLNNFLLNFAENVSRVPSSVTGYNTSMIFADPSGIWFSTLDFPVAPSLSVNISLLSEGLFLSNANVSVTNAATNDFLLFSADDFISDDLYVVTSHSIGDLWLQDTFMPPGDLSDSKAFRNNWRILSATLPASLGQMAAAVVGDKAYLIGGTADGSTATNTIYEFDFLTETFTNCGSNCGTWPTNIMNAAGIEYNGRVYVFGGGTAAGAANGVANVRYFDPTGPSVTSATSHSLARANMSVTAVGSRIYAMGGISTTTDCNAGTAFGCTNNHYFEPDLDSWSAAQVAVSHNFSSGATAGFGDTIFAFGGFINSGSTLTDAVSQYDANGNTWTNCGSTCPVLATPRYGLAAVSIGNSAYVIGGQNASATQYTLVEEYNFLTNMKTDCSGGCTALPSPRSLGGVVTRNGKIYYFGGLSGSAGTTTIYEYTP; encoded by the coding sequence ATGAAATACAATCGCCTGGGACTTTTTGCCCTGCTTTTGTCTACCTATTGTTCCCGACCTGTCGCCGAAAAAATCGATATCGACAAGGCCCGCATCGGCCTAAGGCTCGCCGACGGTTCTACCATTTCGACCGACGAGTACGATGAGTACAACCCGGTGCTGATACAGAGGCCCGATTCGAAGCTGGCCCTGATTTTCGCCTCAGACCGTGATTGCGCCAGCTGCAGCGCCGGCATGCATAACCTCTTTATTGCTGTTTCGGCGACTGCTTATAATAATGACCTGCAGATGCCGGTGTTCGAAAGCCCGGTGGTCGTGCGCCCGAACGGCAGCGCGCCTCTGAACAGTGCGCAACGTATACGCTACAGCGCGCTGCCTTTCAGCACCGATATTGCGTTCGCCTACGAAATTGGTGCGGGAACCTATTCGTTTGAACTAACCCCTGCCACGCAGCTCACCGGAATCGGCAGCGGACTCGGCGGCATTGGCAACTCGACGCGCAGTGCCGACACGTTTCTGGGCTTTGGGCCTGAAATACCCAGCATGATTTCGCGCGACGGTACGATGACAGTACGCTATTCAAAGGTCGACTCTGCGCACAACGGCGGTACGCTCAACAATTTTCTGTTAAACTTTGCTGAAAATGTCAGTCGGGTGCCGAGCTCTGTCACCGGTTACAATACCAGCATGATCTTTGCCGACCCCAGCGGCATTTGGTTCTCTACGCTTGATTTTCCGGTTGCGCCTTCGCTTTCGGTGAATATTTCGCTTCTCAGCGAAGGTCTCTTTCTCAGCAACGCAAACGTTTCGGTGACCAATGCGGCAACGAATGATTTTCTGCTTTTTTCAGCCGATGATTTTATTTCAGACGATCTCTACGTCGTCACCAGCCACTCGATCGGAGATTTATGGCTGCAAGACACCTTTATGCCGCCGGGTGATCTTTCAGACTCAAAGGCTTTCCGCAATAATTGGAGAATCTTGTCAGCAACGTTGCCCGCATCGCTGGGTCAAATGGCTGCAGCTGTTGTCGGCGATAAAGCCTACCTCATCGGTGGTACGGCCGATGGCAGCACAGCGACGAACACTATCTATGAATTTGATTTTTTGACAGAGACTTTCACCAATTGTGGTAGTAACTGCGGTACCTGGCCGACCAACATCATGAACGCCGCAGGTATCGAATACAACGGTCGTGTTTATGTTTTCGGCGGCGGCACAGCCGCCGGCGCTGCCAACGGAGTTGCCAATGTCAGGTATTTTGATCCGACCGGGCCGTCAGTCACATCAGCGACCAGCCATAGCCTCGCCAGAGCCAATATGTCGGTGACGGCAGTCGGTTCAAGAATCTACGCGATGGGTGGTATCAGCACGACGACTGATTGTAATGCGGGTACCGCATTCGGCTGCACGAACAATCATTACTTTGAACCCGATCTTGATTCATGGTCGGCAGCGCAGGTAGCGGTCTCGCACAACTTCAGTTCGGGAGCGACGGCCGGCTTTGGCGATACCATTTTTGCATTCGGTGGGTTCATTAACTCGGGCTCAACCCTCACCGATGCCGTCAGCCAATATGACGCGAACGGAAATACCTGGACAAATTGCGGTTCGACTTGCCCAGTGCTTGCGACCCCGCGCTACGGCCTGGCCGCAGTTAGCATTGGCAACTCAGCCTATGTGATTGGCGGCCAGAATGCATCTGCCACCCAGTACACCCTGGTCGAAGAGTATAACTTTTTGACAAATATGAAAACTGATTGCAGCGGTGGTTGCACTGCGCTTCCAAGCCCGCGGTCGCTGGGTGGCGTAGTGACTCGTAACGGCAAAATATACTACTTTGGTGGATTGTCCGGCTCTGCGGGCACAACAACCATCTATGAGTACACGCCATAG
- a CDS encoding response regulator, with the protein MQTVLAVDDSETMRQMVKMTLQTGNYQVVLASDGEEALAKFNSTTGSGFDLVVTDINMPKLDGIGLIREIRSRNKDVPILALTTESEDCMRKKGADAGANGWMTKPFKPAQFMEVVSRII; encoded by the coding sequence ATGCAAACAGTACTCGCGGTAGATGATTCAGAAACAATGCGCCAAATGGTCAAAATGACGCTGCAAACCGGCAACTATCAGGTTGTTCTGGCGAGCGATGGCGAAGAGGCCCTGGCGAAGTTCAACAGCACGACTGGCAGCGGTTTTGACCTCGTGGTCACCGACATTAATATGCCCAAGCTCGACGGCATTGGCCTTATCAGAGAGATTCGCTCGCGCAACAAAGATGTGCCAATTCTCGCGCTCACGACGGAATCTGAAGACTGCATGCGCAAGAAGGGGGCAGATGCCGGCGCCAACGGCTGGATGACCAAGCCCTTTAAGCCTGCCCAGTTCATGGAAGTCGTTTCGCGCATCATTTAA
- a CDS encoding aminotransferase class I/II-fold pyridoxal phosphate-dependent enzyme, which produces MNTAENLESQYNQEHLHKTLADFVLQRREQPDLFAWCKPFAESVDYQISIGHHMYRRVMLSANANRVVVEDQKTGKPKEMIMMGSNSYLGINNHPKVRAAAIAAAEKYGAGAGSPPHFSGYYDVHRELEKNLSELKGTEDTILYPSGYSTNVGVLSCFLGPKDTIIIDKLAHASIIDGALLSGAKITTFRHNDMDSLERVLIQTKKGLGDRLVVVEGVYSMDGDIAPLKDIYDLVQKHGAKLMVDEAHSTGVLGKTGKGSPEHFDLEGKIDIVMGTFSKSLGGVGGFISAKKEVVRYLRFFSRAYFFAASPTPMQVAAQVAALDVLKNEPQWHAQLWENIKYFHAELKKRGFDIERTQTAITPVVIGDSFVMREITKFLDERGVFVNPVPYPAVPRKKDRLRLSLSALHTREDLDTVIALLDEAEAKYKFVKKEEHA; this is translated from the coding sequence ATGAATACAGCAGAAAACCTCGAGTCACAATACAACCAAGAGCACTTGCACAAGACGCTCGCCGACTTCGTGCTGCAGCGCCGCGAACAGCCAGACCTTTTCGCCTGGTGCAAGCCTTTCGCTGAATCGGTAGACTACCAGATCTCGATCGGCCACCACATGTACCGCCGCGTGATGCTCTCGGCCAACGCGAACCGCGTCGTTGTCGAAGACCAAAAGACCGGCAAGCCGAAAGAAATGATCATGATGGGTTCGAACTCATACCTCGGCATCAACAACCACCCAAAAGTGCGCGCAGCGGCGATCGCGGCGGCAGAAAAATACGGCGCGGGTGCCGGTTCTCCCCCGCACTTTTCTGGTTATTACGACGTGCACCGTGAGCTCGAAAAAAATCTGTCGGAGCTCAAAGGTACTGAAGACACAATTCTGTATCCGTCGGGATATTCAACCAACGTCGGCGTTCTGTCTTGCTTTCTGGGCCCCAAAGACACGATCATCATCGACAAACTTGCGCACGCATCGATTATCGACGGTGCGCTCTTGTCTGGCGCCAAGATCACAACCTTTCGCCACAACGACATGGATTCACTCGAGCGCGTGCTCATCCAGACGAAAAAAGGTCTCGGTGACCGACTCGTGGTGGTTGAAGGTGTCTATTCGATGGACGGCGACATCGCTCCCCTGAAAGACATCTACGACCTCGTGCAAAAGCACGGCGCAAAACTGATGGTCGACGAAGCGCACTCAACGGGTGTACTCGGCAAGACCGGTAAAGGCTCACCGGAGCACTTCGACCTCGAAGGCAAAATCGACATCGTCATGGGCACTTTCTCGAAATCGCTCGGCGGTGTTGGCGGCTTTATCTCTGCCAAAAAAGAAGTCGTGCGCTACCTGCGCTTCTTCTCACGCGCATACTTCTTCGCGGCGTCACCGACCCCGATGCAGGTTGCGGCGCAGGTTGCGGCGCTTGACGTTCTGAAAAATGAACCGCAGTGGCACGCCCAACTGTGGGAGAATATCAAATACTTTCATGCTGAACTGAAAAAGCGCGGCTTTGATATCGAGCGCACACAAACAGCTATCACGCCTGTTGTGATCGGCGATTCATTCGTGATGCGCGAGATCACCAAGTTTCTCGATGAGCGCGGCGTGTTTGTGAACCCGGTACCATACCCGGCTGTACCCCGCAAGAAAGACCGTCTGCGACTTTCGCTCTCAGCGCTGCACACTCGCGAAGACCTCGATACGGTGATCGCGCTGCTCGACGAAGCAGAGGCAAAATACAAATTCGTCAAGAAAGAAGAACACGCTTGA
- a CDS encoding copper chaperone PCu(A)C — protein MHLRLKVMDSIHVKRGQLVISRVVTALLFVFLGFLPACNKPQHAEAGLAFRDWYIATPMGKGTMSVAYGVIENQSAAERHLVAVSLSCADSVEMHETTAAAGRVSMRALPSVVIGANEKVRFAPAGKHLMVFGLRQNEDCKIQFTLGAETPTFAIPIRARELK, from the coding sequence ATGCACTTAAGGCTCAAAGTTATGGATTCGATTCATGTCAAAAGGGGGCAGTTGGTTATCAGCCGGGTCGTCACCGCTCTTTTATTTGTCTTTCTGGGCTTTCTGCCCGCATGCAACAAACCCCAGCATGCCGAAGCGGGCCTTGCCTTTCGCGATTGGTACATTGCCACACCGATGGGCAAGGGCACCATGTCAGTTGCCTATGGCGTGATTGAAAACCAGAGTGCGGCTGAACGGCATTTGGTTGCCGTTTCGCTTTCATGCGCCGACTCGGTCGAGATGCATGAAACCACCGCAGCGGCGGGCAGGGTGTCGATGCGGGCTCTGCCTTCAGTAGTCATAGGCGCGAATGAGAAAGTTCGCTTTGCGCCGGCCGGCAAACATCTGATGGTATTTGGGCTGAGGCAGAACGAAGACTGCAAGATACAGTTCACTCTCGGTGCCGAGACCCCCACCTTCGCGATACCGATACGCGCCCGAGAGCTGAAGTGA
- a CDS encoding SCO family protein gives MSRYRHLPKIALLWIFMAGCGDRIQFQELPLGLGADTALESQDGARERVAAALKPITLLFFGYTRCPDFCPMTLHKLHAAVGDDAQLKDNLRLIFISVDPQNDKPAELKRYLSAFSYARGYTGSAEELRQTEKSFGAFSKPADKTISHSLYLYVLNRQGRVIHLIRSDAPVAELRKVMQQALQHNQGK, from the coding sequence GTGAGCCGTTACCGCCACCTGCCCAAAATCGCGCTGCTATGGATTTTCATGGCAGGCTGCGGCGACCGTATACAATTTCAAGAGTTGCCGCTCGGCCTTGGTGCAGACACAGCTCTCGAATCGCAAGATGGCGCACGCGAACGGGTTGCCGCAGCCTTAAAACCGATCACTTTGCTTTTTTTCGGTTACACGCGCTGCCCCGACTTTTGCCCGATGACGCTGCACAAGCTGCACGCAGCCGTGGGCGACGATGCCCAACTCAAAGACAACCTGCGCCTGATTTTCATCAGCGTCGACCCCCAGAACGACAAGCCTGCGGAGTTAAAGCGCTACCTTTCTGCTTTCAGCTATGCGCGGGGCTATACGGGCAGCGCTGAAGAGTTGCGGCAGACAGAAAAATCTTTTGGGGCATTCTCGAAACCTGCCGACAAAACCATTTCGCACTCATTGTATCTTTATGTGCTCAACCGGCAAGGTCGGGTGATTCACCTGATTCGCAGCGATGCGCCGGTGGCAGAGTTACGCAAGGTAATGCAGCAGGCGCTTCAACACAACCAGGGCAAATAA
- a CDS encoding iron-sulfur cluster assembly scaffold protein, with product MPTYSDDILRLAEANMVPLLPGEPTVELANRLCGDRIIIAAAVQVGGALEIHWQAEGCAILKASAAYLARTLKGISREAALQRVSEFMRTFEVEAKSTPEGPLAPVYKLPARYKCALLPWQACENFLRERR from the coding sequence ATGCCCACCTATTCAGATGATATTCTGCGCCTCGCAGAAGCCAACATGGTACCGCTCTTGCCGGGTGAACCCACGGTCGAGCTGGCGAACAGGCTCTGTGGCGATCGTATCATCATTGCAGCCGCTGTTCAGGTTGGCGGCGCGCTCGAAATTCATTGGCAGGCTGAGGGTTGCGCGATTCTCAAGGCCAGCGCCGCATATCTCGCGCGTACGCTGAAAGGCATCTCGCGAGAGGCAGCTCTGCAGCGGGTCAGCGAGTTCATGCGCACGTTCGAGGTTGAAGCAAAATCGACACCCGAGGGGCCACTGGCGCCAGTCTACAAGCTGCCGGCGCGATACAAATGTGCGCTTTTACCCTGGCAGGCCTGTGAAAATTTTCTGCGCGAGCGCCGCTGA
- a CDS encoding excinuclease ABC subunit UvrC has product MSELTLSERIAHAPDSCGVYQWFESADSKTPLYVGKAKKLRARLRQYLTSDDLKTTFLMKRAREIRWIATENETEALLLENNLIKKHRPVYNVRLKDDKQYPYICISMSEAYPRIYLTRRRLPGNLYFGPFSKAQVAREKIQLTLDMFPLRRRPLKLPLAKPAKPCLNYHLKKCLAPCAEKINREDYGKIVQQAIDFISGDDAEMRQQVEQKMHLLASETKFEEAAKLRDILAYFNERNLSPQVEMQNVTPAFDIVGIYSADYETLKSELSLRDEDISPHPLTPSSSVEGEERSTGGEVRFAQICLLKFRDGRLIAKENFSVTETDMAASALTDADFAETFFRDYYLGMLDLPAYIVVPNGLELGEWSKALSASVRVLQLGEFSETAALSGREINPQALMQMATNNARLVMRERLLSENLRNQRIGLKQLQKFLGLKAPPQLIECYDISNIQGSEPVASGVMLRDGMPYKSGYRKYRIKTVEGANDPAMMYEAISRRLARVKTGEVAAADLIVIDGGSTQLGAAMRARTEAGLTIPMMGLAKKLEEIYTEDGKILRFDKESPGMQILRRARDEAHRFAVSYHRNLRMKRNLRSVFDGIEGIGEKKRAAILLALRKADLGGMTAEALAKKIKKETGVSAEVSAALAQKIFTGLPG; this is encoded by the coding sequence ATGTCAGAGCTGACGCTTTCTGAACGCATCGCCCACGCGCCCGACAGCTGCGGCGTGTACCAGTGGTTCGAAAGCGCAGACAGCAAGACACCGCTCTATGTCGGCAAAGCTAAAAAGCTGCGCGCCCGCCTGCGGCAATACCTGACCTCAGACGATCTCAAGACGACTTTCTTGATGAAGCGTGCACGCGAAATCAGGTGGATTGCGACTGAAAACGAGACCGAAGCGCTGCTGCTTGAGAACAACCTCATCAAGAAGCATCGTCCGGTTTACAATGTTCGGCTCAAAGATGACAAACAGTATCCCTATATCTGCATTTCGATGAGCGAAGCCTACCCGCGAATTTACCTGACTCGCCGCCGCCTGCCAGGTAATCTCTACTTTGGGCCGTTTTCAAAAGCGCAGGTGGCTCGCGAGAAGATTCAGCTGACGCTCGATATGTTTCCGCTGCGGCGCCGGCCTCTCAAACTGCCGCTCGCCAAACCTGCGAAACCCTGTTTGAACTACCATCTGAAGAAGTGCCTTGCGCCCTGCGCTGAAAAGATCAATCGCGAAGACTACGGCAAAATTGTGCAGCAGGCGATCGACTTCATCTCAGGCGATGACGCCGAAATGCGCCAGCAGGTTGAGCAGAAAATGCATCTGCTGGCGTCTGAAACGAAATTCGAAGAGGCCGCAAAACTGCGTGATATTCTCGCGTACTTCAATGAGCGCAACCTCAGCCCGCAGGTTGAAATGCAAAACGTAACTCCTGCGTTCGATATTGTCGGCATCTATTCAGCCGATTATGAAACGCTCAAATCAGAGCTGTCGCTGCGCGACGAAGACATAAGCCCTCACCCCCTGACCCCCTCTTCTTCAGTAGAGGGTGAGGAGCGTAGCACAGGGGGTGAGGTGCGGTTTGCCCAGATTTGCCTGCTGAAGTTTCGCGACGGCAGGCTCATCGCCAAAGAAAATTTTTCAGTGACCGAGACCGACATGGCAGCCAGTGCGCTCACCGATGCCGATTTCGCCGAGACGTTCTTCAGAGATTACTATCTCGGCATGCTCGATTTGCCGGCATACATTGTTGTGCCCAATGGTCTTGAGCTGGGCGAGTGGAGTAAAGCCCTGTCGGCAAGCGTGCGGGTGCTTCAGCTGGGTGAGTTTTCAGAAACAGCGGCACTCAGCGGCAGAGAAATCAATCCGCAGGCATTGATGCAGATGGCGACCAACAACGCACGGCTTGTGATGCGCGAACGATTGCTTTCAGAAAATCTGCGTAACCAACGAATCGGTCTGAAGCAGTTGCAGAAGTTCTTGGGCCTCAAAGCGCCGCCGCAGCTGATTGAATGCTACGATATCTCGAATATTCAGGGTAGCGAACCCGTCGCAAGCGGAGTGATGCTGCGAGATGGCATGCCGTACAAGTCAGGTTACCGCAAATACCGCATCAAGACCGTTGAAGGGGCGAACGACCCTGCAATGATGTACGAGGCAATCTCGCGGCGGCTCGCGCGCGTGAAGACTGGCGAAGTTGCCGCAGCAGATCTGATCGTCATCGATGGTGGCAGCACCCAGCTGGGCGCGGCGATGCGCGCCCGCACTGAGGCTGGTCTGACGATACCCATGATGGGGCTTGCCAAAAAGCTTGAAGAGATTTACACCGAAGACGGAAAAATTCTGCGCTTCGATAAAGAAAGCCCGGGTATGCAGATATTGCGGCGCGCCCGCGATGAGGCTCACCGTTTCGCCGTGAGCTACCACCGCAATCTGCGCATGAAGCGCAATTTGCGCTCAGTATTCGACGGTATCGAAGGTATCGGCGAAAAGAAGCGGGCAGCGATTCTGCTCGCGCTGCGCAAAGCTGACCTCGGTGGTATGACTGCCGAAGCTCTCGCCAAAAAAATCAAGAAAGAAACGGGCGTCAGCGCCGAGGTGTCAGCGGCGCTCGCGCAGAAAATTTTCACAGGCCTGCCAGGGTAA
- a CDS encoding GGDEF domain-containing protein encodes MQIKDIIRHHDLPNHEPCRSLVDELRRSNLAAITQNLKLLSYFELGKSLHSSTKLSEVFEDVIIQIRLITKVNKAFIVLHQANKNHEQLVFTTNKQNRVREFRLSQEKAARFMTLTENHVAVIRSFENMKQIWDNKPQIADSESRDGILVLVCPIVVRKKRLGDFVLMGGRFLDIFGQNDIYLFSSFAEQLGHAIINSQYYQWSFKDSLTGLYVRRQLDEKFAQLVEEFQLKRRSFSLILIDFDFFKQINDEFGHSAGDQVLRDFSSFLVGQLRDKDIPIRYGGEEFAVLLPDASAELAKRVADRLSENLVDFTFSTGRKHTISQGVAEYRGELHLDAFIVRADRALYQAKTSGRNRIVVAD; translated from the coding sequence ATGCAGATCAAAGACATTATTCGCCACCACGATCTGCCAAACCACGAGCCTTGCCGCTCGCTGGTCGACGAATTGCGTCGCTCAAATCTCGCGGCGATTACGCAGAATCTGAAGCTGCTCAGTTACTTTGAGCTGGGTAAATCGTTGCACTCGTCGACGAAACTCAGTGAAGTTTTCGAAGATGTCATTATTCAGATTCGTCTGATCACGAAGGTGAACAAAGCCTTTATCGTTTTGCACCAGGCGAATAAGAATCATGAACAGCTCGTGTTCACGACCAACAAACAGAACCGCGTTCGCGAATTCAGGCTCTCGCAAGAGAAAGCTGCACGGTTCATGACGCTCACTGAAAATCATGTAGCAGTGATTCGTTCGTTTGAGAACATGAAACAGATTTGGGATAACAAGCCGCAGATTGCCGATTCTGAATCGCGCGACGGCATTCTGGTTTTGGTATGCCCCATCGTCGTGCGCAAGAAACGCCTGGGCGATTTTGTGCTCATGGGCGGACGGTTTCTGGATATTTTTGGCCAGAATGATATCTACCTGTTCTCGAGTTTTGCCGAACAGCTCGGCCACGCGATCATTAACAGCCAATATTACCAATGGTCGTTCAAAGATTCGTTGACGGGCCTTTATGTCAGACGGCAGCTCGATGAAAAATTCGCGCAGCTCGTTGAAGAGTTTCAGCTGAAGCGGCGCAGCTTTAGCCTGATTCTGATTGATTTTGACTTCTTTAAGCAGATTAACGACGAGTTCGGGCACAGCGCAGGCGATCAGGTTCTGCGCGACTTTTCATCGTTTCTTGTGGGGCAGCTGAGAGATAAAGATATTCCGATTCGTTACGGCGGTGAAGAGTTTGCCGTGCTGTTGCCCGACGCTTCGGCCGAGCTTGCGAAGCGGGTGGCCGATCGCCTGTCTGAAAATCTCGTCGACTTTACTTTCAGCACCGGTCGCAAGCACACGATTTCTCAGGGAGTCGCCGAATATCGTGGCGAACTACACCTCGACGCCTTCATTGTTCGCGCCGACCGTGCTCTTTACCAGGCCAAGACGAGTGGCCGCAATCGTATCGTGGTCGCCGACTGA